TGGTGAATTTGTTGAGCAGCGCTAAAAATAGAGTCAAAAAAGGAAGGCTGCCATATGCATGCCAACTACCTTGCTTTTCCCGAAGTCACAACAAGCATTATTCGCAGTCCCGTGTATAGAATCAGCAAGAATCATGGATTTGACTATTTCATTATTGAAGTGCTTAATCCTTGGGAATGAATCGTGAGGCAGCTTCAGAAATCCAACATCAATACAGTCTAGATACAATACCTGTAACAATAAGAAAAAATGTGTAACCCGCCCAGAAGCATTGATTTTCGATGACATAAAGCACTGCACATATCATCAAAAAGATACCTGAAGGAATACAGAACAGCCATTGATATTTGTAACCTTATTACTACTTCTAAGCTCTGCCTTAACCTTAACAACGGCCTGGAACAACCTCTTTATAACATACACCAATCAAATAATTTTATTGATGTTGGGTCTGCTAGCGCATTCCAGTAGTCAAACGAAACATAGTCATGTTTTGATCCGAGTATCAGTAGAGTTGACACTATGTATATTATAAAGGCAACAGTAAAAGCATCTGCTTCAGCCTTACTCATCCCCCCCCCATGCTGCCTTTCTAGTTTCTACTACATCTTGTGCAGCCCTGACACTACGTTTGTCCTTCGTCCGGCCAGGCAAATAAATATCAGAGACCCTGTTTATCACCTGTTTGGAGGGGGCTCCTAATCCAAATACACtcttagggggtgtttagttcattttgcaaaattgtgtaaagatgtaaagagggcatttgaagtactaaatgaagtctatttgcaaaactttttgcatagatgggttgtaaatcgcgagacgaatctaatgatgctaattaatccatgtttaatcaataattagcggatggttactgtagcatcactgttgcaaatcatggattaagtaggctcattagaatcgtctcgcgatttacagcccatccatgcaaaaaaattttgtaaatagacttcatttagtacttcaaattagcaagattccgtttcactttaatgcgtttatggcttttttgcaaaaacctgtaaagatctaaacagggccttactgCTGCATGGAATTCCAAAAACGCGTTCAACATCTTTCTTTGTTGAACGTGATCTTCCTTGACGAATCTATGACTAGTGTCTGAGATAGTGGATCAACCTTGCTCATTAGCCATACGGCAAACCTTCGATTGATCTTCCTCAATGCTGGGAACTTAAGAAGCCCACCAAACCCAGGTGACCTAACAAGCTCCTTCTTAGGTTCATCAAACGATGCCAGCACATCATACAGCTGTTTAATTGACGATCTCGATGAGGCTACGGAAATGTCAAATTTGTTTGATGGCTGCAATGCATTGCTATCCATGACCAATTCACAATGTGAGAataactgaaaaaaaaagagatgccCGTCACTTTACTCATAATGAATCAAAGGCCTGACACTTTCAAAATTTGTTTATTTTACTTAAACAGCAAACCACCAACAGTGCATACCTCTGTAGCAAATGAACATGAAAAAATAAAACTTACCTCCAAGCAATGGCTGCTGAACCCCTGAGTTGCCTCATTATTTGCTTCAATACTGTATCCAGAACACAAATTCATCTTGTACACAGCTGCAGCGGCGACCACCAACTCCCCACTGCCCCTACAGGATCTCCCCCCGACCCGCCCCAGGAAACCTCGACCCGATCTCTTGAGATGGATCCAAAATCTGGAACGCAATCAAGAGTCTGAGCTAAATACAAAAAATCTTAATAAAAAATGGAAATGAAAGCACATAACAGGAGAATAGAGATACCCAACCCCGCGTCCTGCCCACTCCCCACCCCCCAGCGCTCCCGGAGAACAGGGATTATAGCTTTCACCTGGTAGAGGCCGTCTGCCAACAAGCTGCTCCAACTCCGGCCAAAACGCAGCGCTTGATTCTTCTATTAGATCTAGCCGATGAACACCTGTTACCGGCGCACGTCAACTCCGGCGATCGATTGGGAAACAAGGGTTCGGCAAATCGGCTGGGGGGCGAATCGATGCTGCGGCGGCGACGCAATTGGAGGAGGGGAAGAGGGGAGGAGTCCCATCGGCAGGTAAAACAGTAAAACACGACTGCGGCTGTGTTTACACGGAGGGAGAAGGGGTGCGAAAAGTCACATCGAATACTGTACTACACCGTAGCacgtttcgtttgtttgtggtaaatattatcctaacataacctaactaggctcaaaagattcgtctcgcaacgtacatcaaaactatataattagtttttttatttacctatatttagtactccatgcatgaatcatttactatttactatatttaatgtttcgatgtgatggagatataatggaaaatttggattttAGGGGGGGTTTgggcatctaaacacaccctgcaAGAAGCCCAGTACTGTAGCGCAGACCAAAATGAATATAGGTGTGAACACACAATTAGGTCTTGTTTAATTCcgtttaaaattttaaaattttataaaatttctcgtcacatcaaatctttcaacacatgcataaaatattaaatataattaaataaaataactaattatataatttatctataatttgcaagacaaatcttttaaatctagtTAATCCATAACGAaataataattattaaatataaatGAAAGTGCTATAATGTTTTACACTAAAAGTTTTCGCATCTAAATAGATCAGCGTTTTAGTTATCCACTTGTGCGTGTCTGTCGAGTATAACATAATGACCTCGTTACTGTTGACCGTTGCGCGCATCGTTCATAAAATCTAACGGCGACTGGTGCGCGTGGGTACGTACGCCATAGGACACCAAATCCGCGTCTGCTGGCTCCTCACGGCGCCCGATGGCTACAGGCCGGTGGGCGTGGTGGTCACGGCCACGCCGGAGAAACCTCCGCTCGACGAGGTCCGGTACGCCAGCGCCGACTTCACGGACGCGTGCGAGGCCGAGGCGCCGCCGCTGTGGAGCTGGAGCGGcgaccggccggggcggcggctccATCGGCGCCGCCGCACTGGGACCGGCGGTCCGTCGCGTCGACGCCCGCGGCGTGCACGCCGGCACGTTCCTCGCCCGGAGCAGCGACAACGACGGCAGCTACTGGCTCGACCGGCCGGTGGGCAGGGACCGGAGGGAGAGGGTCAAGAAGGGCGACCTTGCCAGCGCGAAGGCGTACGGGCACCGGTGCAGGTGAAGCCGATGCTCGGCGGGATGGCGACGGACCTCGCCATGTGGTTCTTCTACCCGCTAAACGGGCCGGCGCGGGCCCGGGTGCTGCGGGGCCTCACCATACCGCTCGGCGGCATGCCAGCATCGGCTCCCACGTCGGCGACTGGGAGCACCTGACGCTCCGGGTGAGCAacttctccggcgagctcctgcGGGTGTGCACTTCTCGCAGCACAGCGCCGGCACCTGGGTGGACGCGCCCCAGCTGGAGTACGCCGCCGGCAGTGGCAGGCCGGTGGCGTCCGCGTCGCTGCACGGGCACGCGTTCGTTCTACCCGGGGGCGGGGCTGGAGCTGCAGGGGTCCGCGGTGGCCGGGATACGGAACGCACCGGCGGCCCCCGGCTGTGCGAGGTGGTGTCGGCGGAGCACCTCGGAGTCGCCGAGCCGGCGTGGCTCGGGTTCATGCGCCCGTGGGGGCCGACGGAGGTGCACGACGTTGGGCGCGTGATCAACCGCGTCGCGCGGGCGATCCGGGAGCGGCTGGTGAACAAGGTGTTCGTCGGGGACGGGGCGACGGGGCCCAATAGCATGGCAGCTGGATAAACGATGAGAGGAGGCTTTGCACGGGAACCTTTTCTTCATCATCAGCAACACCAAAAAACAGCCTTGTTCATGGCCAAGAGTTCATTTGTTCATCTTATTGACACAAAAATAAGTAGCTAAGGAAAGCCACTGCTCAGGCTCTGCAACATACATCGCCTTGTGCTACATGTAAATGGTGAAAGCGATCCTATTTGGACTCTGCACTGCACAACCCTACACCTAAGTAAATTCATTGAAGAACTTTTATATGTATAGGCAGATGAGGATTGCCTCAACGGCACAGAATTGGCTAATTCTGTGTCCAGAGGGAGTAAAGGACAGGTTGTCTCATATACTGTCCAACCTCAAACTGATCGCGACAAGATCTGGGAGAATTTCTAGGTGAAGAAAGGTTTGCCTATGGACCTGGTGCGCTTCTGGCGGAGCCATGATTGGAGCTGGGAAGCAGCAATGTCCAATGAAGATCTGATCAGGTGCGTCGACATTCAAGACTTTCTGGTGGAAGGACAAGTCGCTGCGGTGGAAGCTCCGAGAGCTGAGCCCCGATCTGAAGCTCTTCTGGCAGAGTGATTACTTGACCCCTGTTGTGTGACCTGATGGGCTAAGATGTTCCTTTTGTTATGTCTGTGCTGCTAGCCTTCTTCTTGGGTCGCTGGCCTTAAACTCTGCTGGGCGGTTGGTTCCGACCTGCTGTACTTTAATGTAATCAACTCTGTCTTTCGTTCCTACGTAAGACGGGAGCCCCTATGGGTCTCTTaaactctaaaaaaatattaaagaaCTGACCTACTGTAGTTACATACATGCATCTGCTGCAATTTTCTTTTTTGGAATGCAAGGATGTATATTAAGCTTGCAGCAGTCCGCATTTTTCCGCAATCTCAACTCCTCGAACCAGATTGATGTACAAACTTCAACAATTACGCAGGTGGACCATCGAAAGATTGGCTCTTCCTCAGGTTCCAGTGGAGACCCTCATGGATGCTTCGCAGGAAGTCGGGTGTCGAGTCCACCAGGCACGCCGTGGGCACAGCCGCACAGGCCAAGGGGAAACGCTGCAGATGAGCGCATCGCCTGGTCCTTGCTGAATCCTGCCCTTGCCATCAAAGGATGCCCAAGCCTGACCCCTGCTATTGAACGGCACTTGCACTCGCAGAGCTACATATTCTGGTAGTATCAACGGCCTGAATGACAACGAATGCGGACAGATTGGGGTAAGAAGGATCCCTGGGACCTGCATATACCAGCAAAATGTATCATTTGAATGGCATCATGGATAACTTGTGCTAAGAAGTCACAATAAGGAATAATACTAGCCCATGCATGAATCAAAATTAACCAGAAGGGAATTTGCTTCGAAACGAACATCCAGGAagctagcaaaaaaaaaaacactcaatTTATGTATCTTTCAGACaggtgaatctcaatgaaaaggttGGTTCAATTCTTAATTACATTTTATCAGATATCATGGGATTTGCAACACATTGGTGCAACCGTTAAAGCGGCATTCTCATTCTGTAGTATAGGTAGCATTAAGTAGAAGACAGATTCCTCGTAAATAAACTATAATAACTAGAGCAGTGTCTTTGGGCCCTTGAACATGAGCTTCCTTCAAGTTATTTACAAGTATCAATACATAATATGTAGAACAAAGAAAATGAATAGCCCACACACTTTTGGAGAGCCTTGACACAATATTGCAATGCTGAACAAAATCTGGAAACTATATGTGGGTTTACCTGCGGATGAACCATTGATCCTCCAGCTGCCAATGAATAAGCAGTGCTTCCAGATGTTGTTGATCTTATTAGTCCATTTCCTTGTACGCATGTAACAAAAGAACCGTCACAGTAGCATTCTAGGTTAGGTAAGGTAAGATGACATTCCACGGTCAATTGTCACTGCATTTAGTACCAGAATTGGTTCCTCAGTCTCAACTTCATCCTTAGCTGCATCGAGGACCACATGACACTGCAAAAGGCTCCTCAGTGTGATGCTAAATGGTCTTTTCAGAACATTGGCCAAACATTCACGGTATTGCTCGCTTGCTTAGCATAAGTTAAGGTCAATATATTATTATAGTGGGTAAGCACTGAGAAGGAAAATTATTGAGATAAAAATATTATAATTCTACAGGTTACATGCACTAGCACAAAATATGTAATCGCCCATGTAATATCAATGGAACAATATATGTATAGAGAGATCCAACCATATATAAGATATAATTAAAAGGGGTATATTATTAAATTGCATGCACCAACCGGTTCAatccaaaagcttaagctgacgAGGAAATGTgagcaattcacttatacttcGACACATTGTCAAGGTTGCAAACTTGAAAATACAGATTTATAGATAAAATTACATCTGTGTCAAAGACAGAAATCATATTCACTATTTCTTTTATAATTAAGGTTATAGACATGTGTCGAAGTACTAAAGATAATGCAAGAAATATGATGGAAAAAAGGAGTGTTATTGATGCATTTACTTGTTGGATGGAATGCTTTATATGAACTACTAGTGAGGCTCAAAATAGCTAAACTTCAACATCAGTTCCCAGATGAAAATGAAACTGGCAACTTGTGCCTGTTTGGTTCCCTCCAGAATGAGGAGCCACCAGCCAAATGTACTACAAACCACAGAATGAGGTTCCCTCTAGAGTCTACTCCGTAAAGCTGAAAATCTAACCCTGCAAATAAACGACGGGGTAATAGCCACAATACCTCTCGGTTTCAAAATGATGGACGAGACaaaaaagttaaaagaaaatatttgtAGTGTTTTGCAGTCCTATGAATTTCAGGAGAGCAGCATCTCCAACGCTGGGATTAAGCTCAGGCCGCATCTTTACACAAGAACAAGCATCATTGCGAACAAGAGCTAACTTAATGCATTGGTTAGGATCACTTTAAACATGATTTCAGATATGTATACAAATTCCTTCAACAAAATTAGAGCGTATGCACAAACCACTGCATTACAAGGTGAACTCGTTGGATGTTGGATGAATTCAGCCTGCGAGATACAAAGGGTACACAGCGTTGCAATCCAGCAGTAAATCCACATGCCTACAGCTCCTCGATAAGAACCTTGGGTTGCTGCTTGCTCTTTATTATATCGGCCTTCCGATTCCCAGTGCCCAACTCCTCGAGAGATGCTTTCTGTACTTCGACGATGCGAGCTAAAGACGGCCAAGCCTCTTCCGGCTGCTCATGGACCCAATCACCCAACAAGTCATGAAGAATAGCTTCCTAGCTGCACCACAAAGCTTCGAAGTGCTCTGCACGCTCTCTATCTTGCCTACTTTCTCCGCCTTGAGCATGCTCTTACCTGCTTCAATGAGTCGATGGAAATCACTTAGCACGCAGACAAGCACATTGTGTCCCAAGAACAGAATGGAGACGATATCATCCAGAAGCCCGATAGCAAACCTGAAACCGCCCGTGTGCCTGTAGGCAGGTGAGCATGTCTCCTCTATGCAAGCCGTCAGTGCTTCAGGTACTGTCTCAGGCTTAGCGTCCTCCCCCATGACTTTAGACATTGACAGGGCAACAGTGCAAGCACCCAATGGATCAGAGTGCCAATCACCATTGTTGCAAGCACCCAATGGATCAGAGTGCCAATCACCATTGTAGAGCCGAAGTGTGAAGCAGTAACTGTACAAAATGTCGACCAAGTGAACGGCAAGCAGAGGCGATGGCTCTGCCCTTGTTAGCTGTTTCAGCGCTGGGAGAGGAGATTCTGGCCCTTCTGGCATTTCATTGATGCTAGGCTCTTGGTCAGTCATTGGA
The nucleotide sequence above comes from Panicum virgatum strain AP13 chromosome 3K, P.virgatum_v5, whole genome shotgun sequence. Encoded proteins:
- the LOC120698849 gene encoding uncharacterized protein LOC120698849; translation: MNLCSGYSIEANNEATQGFSSHCLEVLYLDCIDVGFLKLPHDSFPRIKHFNNEIVKSMILADSIHGTANNACCDFGKSKLRDPNSICYSWTSAFKDYYGTSHSLADRVMGSGIIIFQGPRSARWGCWSTFLCG